The sequence below is a genomic window from Actinomycetota bacterium.
AGGCGAAGAATGCGTTGAGCCCCGGCGGTGCCGGGCCCAGGGACAGCACGAAGGTCGCCAACAGCAACGCCACAGAGACGGCCCACAGGCCGGCGTCGACGACTCCTTGACGCACGCTCGGTCGGGGAGGTGCCCGCATGAAATCCACCGTACCCGGCCCGCGGGGATTTCGGGGGCCTTGAACCCCGTCCGGTTCCCTGGTTCGTCGTAGCCGGCGCCCGATGAGCTCAGCCTTGAGGAGGCTGGCTAGCATCCGCCATACTCGCGAGCTTCATATGCAGCTGATGAGCATGGTATCGTTGACCCACGCATGGGAGTCTTGATCCAGATCCGCGATGTTCCCGAGGACGTGCATCGCACGCTCAAGGCCAGGGCGGCGGCCTCGGGCACCTCGCTATCGGAGTACGTCCGTGATCTGCTGGCTCGGTCGGCCACGCGTCCCACGCCCGAGGAGCTCGCCGCGCGAATCGAGGCTCGAGGGGCCGTTCGGCTGAGCGAGCCCAGCGAGCGCACCGTTCGCGAGCTTCGCGACCAAGGCGAATGACGGTCATCGATACGTCGGCCGTGGTCGACTTCTTGGTGGGCGAGGAGGCTTCGGAGGACGTGGGGGGGTTACTGGCTCGTGAGGGAACCTTGGCTGCCCCGGACCTGCTCGTCTTCGAGGTGCTGGCCGTCTTCCGGCGGCACGTCCAGCGTGGCTCCATCCCTCCGGCCCGGGCCAGAGCCGCGATCGAGGATCTGGGCGACCTCGCCGTCGAGATCTTCCCCACCCTTCCTCTCCGGGAACGCGCCTGGGAGCTGCGAGAGAACCTCACCGCCGCTGACGCGCTCTTGGTCGCGCTGGCGGAGCGCCTCGGTGAGCCCCTGGCGACGAAGGATGCCGCGCTGGCCTCCGCGGCACGCACCCACACGGGCATCGAGACGATCCAGCTCCCCGGCGGCCCCTGAGAGCGCTATCGGGGCGGCGGGACCGGGACGACGGCCAGGTCATCGATCCCGGCGAAGTCCGATGGATTGCAGGTGTAGAGGGGAAGATCGTTCGCCACGGCCGTCGCGGCGATCATGGCGTCGTAGGCCCGAGCCGTGATCTTGCGGCCCGATCTCCGAAGTGAGGCCGCCACTCGGCCGAACGCGCGGGCGGCGTTGCCGTCGAAGGGAAGCGGGTCGAAATCGGCCTCCGCCTGCTGAAGGTGCGCTTGGCGGGCCGCGCGCGTCCGCTCGTCCCGAGCGACGAGCGGACCCACCGAGAGTTCCGCGAGCGTTACGGCCGTGATGAGTGGTTCTGTGGGAAGGACGGCGGCGTCGGGGATGCTCTGCAGGAGTATGACCGTCGATGTGTCGAGGATGCCTCGCCCCGAGCGTGTGGCCTCGCTCACAGGTCCGGCTCCAGGACTTCGTCGATGTCGGCACGCAAGGCGACCGGGTCGACGGCAGGAAGCCGATGCCACCGGGCCAGCAAGGCGCTGGCCGACAGAGCCGGATCAGGCAGCGGTCGGAGCTCAGCGACCGCCTTCCCCGCTCGGGTGATCGTGACCTGTTCCCCCCGAGCGACTCGGTCCACGACTTCTCCGCCGTGGTTGCGGAGGTCCCGAATACTTACTTCACGCATCGCTGGCACTGTATCACATGTGATCCCAGCCGCCGAGTCGGGGAGGTGATGAGGAGGCCGCCGGTGGATGTCGTACCCTGCTGCTACCTTTCGGCCGCCATGGCAGGAGGAGGTGAACGATGGCCACCCAGCCCAGGACAACCGGGCTTACCTACGAGGACCTCCGAGGCTTCCCCGAGGACAATCTCCGGCGGGAGCTCATCGACGGGGAGCTCATCGTGACGGCGGCTCCGTCCACCCGCCATCAGGACGCGGTGCTCCAACTGGGGGCTCGCCTGCTCGCGTACGCGAACGATTGGGGTGGCAAGGTCTACGTCGCGCCCACAGATGTGTTCCTCACCGAAACCAACGTGGTCGAGCCGGACGTGCTGTTCGTACGGCCCGAGAACGTCTCGAAGGTGGAGCGGCCCTTCGTCCGGGGTGCCCCGGACCTGGTGATGGAGGTATCCTCGCCCTCCACCCGCCGCCTGGAGCTGGTCCGCAAGCGCGAGCTGTACGAGCGGTTCGCGGTCCCCGAGTACTGGTACGTCGACCTCGACGCCGACCGGGTGGAGGTCTATCGCCTGGAAGGGGCGCAGTACGAGCCGCCCGTGCTGCTCACCCGCGTCGAAACCCTCGAGTCTCCCCAGGTCCCCGGATTCTCCATCCCGGTCGGCGACCTGCTCGGCCCACCCGAGGAATGAGTTCGCTATCCAGGGAGGTCAGCCCACCAGGTACTGCTCGATGGCCTCGGAGAATGCCCGGAAGTCTTCCAGAGAGTCCAGGTCACTCCAGACGAGGACGGGATCCACCTCCAAGTAGGCATGCACCAAGATGTTTCGGAACCCCGCCGCGGCGGTGAGCCGCTCGGCGAGCGCCTCGTCGATCACGCCAACTCGCCCCAGCTTGATGAACGCGTCCGCGTAATCCTCGGGGGTCTCGTCCGAATCCTCGGCCAGGATATGGACAGCGATGTCGATGGCAGCCTGGATCGCAATCTGGAAGTGACGCTCGGTCGCGGCTTGGAGGTCCGAGTCGGCCAGGAAACCATCCCTCCCGGCTTCCCGAACGCGCTCCAGCCTGCTGAGGCGCCGCCCGATCTCGCGAAGCCGTCTCCGGACCGACTCAGGATCGACCAAAGCGGCCTTCCTCGAGGCGGTGGTGCAGGCCCTCGTCGAGCGCGCGGCGGAGGGGGGCCATGTCGATGTACCGATCCACGGTGCGAACCCAGTGATCCACCCGGGCCTTCTCATCCCTGGAGACGAGAACGCGGCCGTCTCTCAGGACCCGGTACCCCAGCGCGACCGGGCACGTGTTGAGGACGATCACGTCGACGTCGTCCCTCCGAAGCTCCCTCGAGAGGTCTGTAATGAGGTCACGTTGCCGGTGCACCAGGTTTCCGTCTTCCCGGAGCAACACGGCGACGTCGACGTCGGAGAGCGGCGCGGCCGTTCCTCTCGCCACCGAGCCGAACAGGTACGCCGCGAGCACGTCCTCGTGCCGTTCGAGCACCGATCGGATCCGGCTTTCGGGGTCGTCCATCAACGTGAGCGTACCTCCGGCAGACCGCCAGGTCGGGATGTGAGGAGGCCGCCGTTTGGATGTCGTACCCTGCTGCTACCTTCTGACGGCCATGGCAGGAGGAGGTGAACGATGGCCACCCAGCCCAGGACGACCCGGCTCACGTACGAGGACCTCCGAGCCTTCCCCGAGGACAACCTTCGGCGGGAGCTCATCGACGGGGAGCTCGTCGTGACGGCGGCCCCGTCCACCCGCCACCAGGACGTGGTCGTTCGGCTGTGCATCCGCCTCGGTCTCTACGCTGAGGAGCGGGGCGGGAAGCTCTACGTCGCACCCACCGATGTGTTCCTCGCCGACACCAACGTGGTCGAGCCGGACGTGCTGTTCGTACGGCCCGAGAACGTCTCGAAGGTGGAGCGGCCCTTCGTCCGGGGCGCTCCGGACCTGGTGGTCGAGGTGTCCTCGCCCTCCACCCGCCGCTTGGAGCTGGTACGTAAGCGGGAGCTGTACGAGCGGTTCGGGATCCCCGAGTACTGGTTCGTCGACCTCGAGGCCGACCGGGTGGAGGTCTACCGCCTGGAGGAAGCACGCCATGGGCCGCCGGCACTCCTATCTCGAGCTGACACCCTCGAGTCGCCCCAAGCTCCCGGGTTCTCCATCCCGGTGGCCGACCTGCTCGGCCCATCCGAGGACTGATGCGTCCGGCCGCCTCCTGGCTCAAGACTACCGCCCATCATGATGTCTATGAGTTAGACTTCGTGATGTGTCACAACGGACCACGCTGACGCTTGACGACGACGTAATGACTCGTCTCAAGGTTGAGGCTCGTCGAACCGGCAAGCCACTCAAGGACGTCGTGAACGACGCCCTTCGACGGGGCCTGTCGAGCGCGGGGAAACAGGAGCGACCGCCCTTTCGGGTCATCGCGACCGATCTCGGACTTCGGCCGGGAATCGAGTTGGACGACGTGGAAGGCCTCCTCGACAGGATCGAGGGGCCCCGCCGCGCATGATCCTGATCGACGCCAACATCCTTCTCTACGCCTACGATGCCTCGAGCCCCCAGCACAAGCGCGCCCGGGTGTGGCTCGAACAAGCACTCTCCGGGGAAGATGATGTGCGGATCGCCCTCCTATCGTTGCTGGCCTTCTTGCGAATCAGCACGAACCCGGCAGTCTTCGAACGACCACTCCAGCCGGAAGACGCCATCGAGATCGTGAGGAGCTGGCTGGCGCAGCCGGGCGTCGGGGTCGCCGAACCGTCTGGACGCCACTGGACTGTTCTGGCGGGCCTCGCCCAGGCCGGCAGGGCCCGGGGACCCCTGCTCATGGACGCTCACCTGGCCGCGCTCGCAATGGAGCACGGGTCCATGTTGTGCACCACCGATCGCGACTTCGCGCGCTTCCCCCAGCTTCGGTTCCGCGATCCCTTGGGAGCGTGACAATTCGAGCCGGCGCAGTCGGGGAACAATGGGGCCGCTTGCGCGCGTTATAGCTGGCAGGATGCGGTGCGCAGTGGTATGGTCACGCCCGTGACACCGGGCCGACCGGTGAGGTCGAGAGCCCGGCGTTGACACTTGCGCCTTTCTTTCCTACACTGAGCGGTTGCCGTGCCGTCTCCCGCCTGTCCATCTTCACGCCTGTAGTTCGTCGTCCTCAACCCAAGGGGGATCGTGTTGCCTGATCTGCTCGTTCCTGGTCGCGAACGTGTGAGCTTCGCCAAGCTCGAAGAGCCCCTGCCCCTTCCCGATCTGGTGGGGGTGCAGCGCGAGTCGTTCGACTGGCTGCTGTCCGAGGGAATCAAGGAAGTCCTGGAGGAGATCTCCCCGATCGAGGACTTCACCGAGCAGTTTCAGCTGTTCTTCGGCTCCCACCACTTCAAGGAGATCAAGCACTCCGAGGAGGAGTGCAAGGACAAGGACATGACCTACTCGGCGGCGCTGTTCGTCGAGTGCTCGTTCGTCAACAAGACGACCGGCGAGATCAAGGAGCAGGAGGTCTTCATGGGCGACTTCCCCATGATGACCTCGAAGGGCACCTTCATCATCAACGGGACCGAGCGAGTCGTGGTCTCGCAGCTGGTCCGGAGCCCCGGCGTCTACTTCGACCGCAGCATCGACAAGACCTCCGACAAGGACGTCTACCTGGCCAAGGTCATCCCGGGCCGGGGGGCGTGGCTGGAGTTCGACGTCGACAAGCGCGACACCGTGGGCGTGCGCATCGACCGCAAGCGCCGCCAGCACGTGACCGTGCTGCTGAAGGCCATGGGGTGGACGGAGGAGGAGATCCTCTCCCTGTTCGACGACGCCCCCTCCATCAAGCTGACCCTGGAGAAGGATCACGTCGGCTCGCCGGAGGAGGCCCTGGAGGACATCTACCGGCGCCTGCGCCCGGGCGAGCCGCCC
It includes:
- a CDS encoding DUF86 domain-containing protein, which gives rise to MVDPESVRRRLREIGRRLSRLERVREAGRDGFLADSDLQAATERHFQIAIQAAIDIAVHILAEDSDETPEDYADAFIKLGRVGVIDEALAERLTAAAGFRNILVHAYLEVDPVLVWSDLDSLEDFRAFSEAIEQYLVG
- a CDS encoding type II toxin-antitoxin system prevent-host-death family antitoxin: MREVSIRDLRNHGGEVVDRVARGEQVTITRAGKAVAELRPLPDPALSASALLARWHRLPAVDPVALRADIDEVLEPDL
- a CDS encoding nucleotidyltransferase domain-containing protein, whose protein sequence is MDDPESRIRSVLERHEDVLAAYLFGSVARGTAAPLSDVDVAVLLREDGNLVHRQRDLITDLSRELRRDDVDVIVLNTCPVALGYRVLRDGRVLVSRDEKARVDHWVRTVDRYIDMAPLRRALDEGLHHRLEEGRFGRS
- a CDS encoding Uma2 family endonuclease; amino-acid sequence: MATQPRTTGLTYEDLRGFPEDNLRRELIDGELIVTAAPSTRHQDAVLQLGARLLAYANDWGGKVYVAPTDVFLTETNVVEPDVLFVRPENVSKVERPFVRGAPDLVMEVSSPSTRRLELVRKRELYERFAVPEYWYVDLDADRVEVYRLEGAQYEPPVLLTRVETLESPQVPGFSIPVGDLLGPPEE
- a CDS encoding type II toxin-antitoxin system VapC family toxin; this translates as MTVIDTSAVVDFLVGEEASEDVGGLLAREGTLAAPDLLVFEVLAVFRRHVQRGSIPPARARAAIEDLGDLAVEIFPTLPLRERAWELRENLTAADALLVALAERLGEPLATKDAALASAARTHTGIETIQLPGGP
- a CDS encoding type II toxin-antitoxin system VapC family toxin; translated protein: MSEATRSGRGILDTSTVILLQSIPDAAVLPTEPLITAVTLAELSVGPLVARDERTRAARQAHLQQAEADFDPLPFDGNAARAFGRVAASLRRSGRKITARAYDAMIAATAVANDLPLYTCNPSDFAGIDDLAVVPVPPPR
- a CDS encoding type II toxin-antitoxin system VapC family toxin, whose product is MILIDANILLYAYDASSPQHKRARVWLEQALSGEDDVRIALLSLLAFLRISTNPAVFERPLQPEDAIEIVRSWLAQPGVGVAEPSGRHWTVLAGLAQAGRARGPLLMDAHLAALAMEHGSMLCTTDRDFARFPQLRFRDPLGA
- a CDS encoding Uma2 family endonuclease, producing the protein MATQPRTTRLTYEDLRAFPEDNLRRELIDGELVVTAAPSTRHQDVVVRLCIRLGLYAEERGGKLYVAPTDVFLADTNVVEPDVLFVRPENVSKVERPFVRGAPDLVVEVSSPSTRRLELVRKRELYERFGIPEYWFVDLEADRVEVYRLEEARHGPPALLSRADTLESPQAPGFSIPVADLLGPSED